A single Merismopedia glauca CCAP 1448/3 DNA region contains:
- the folD gene encoding bifunctional methylenetetrahydrofolate dehydrogenase/methenyltetrahydrofolate cyclohydrolase FolD — protein sequence MDSSTAKILDGKALAEQIQTQLRQEIEQLQPQIGRPPGLAVVMVGDNPASAAYVRNKERSCAHVGIASLGKHLPSTTSQTELAELIQSLNQNETVDGILVQLPLPAGLDADSLLQTIAPEKDADGLHPINLGHLVRGEPGLRSCTPAGVMRLLEHEKIEIAGKHAVVVGRSILVGKPVALMLLEANATVTIAHSRSPNLAEITRSADILVAAVGRPQMITQDMVKPQAVVIDVGINRITDDSGKSRLVGDVDFENVRRVAEYITPVPGGIGPMTVAMLLENTVLSYKNRHQV from the coding sequence GTGGACTCCTCTACTGCCAAGATTTTAGATGGAAAAGCTCTCGCCGAGCAAATCCAAACCCAGTTACGCCAAGAAATTGAGCAACTTCAACCACAAATCGGTCGTCCACCAGGATTAGCCGTAGTTATGGTCGGAGATAATCCAGCTAGCGCCGCTTACGTGCGGAATAAGGAACGCTCTTGCGCTCACGTAGGTATTGCTTCCCTAGGAAAACATTTACCCTCGACGACTAGTCAAACAGAGTTAGCCGAATTAATTCAAAGCCTCAATCAAAATGAAACGGTAGATGGGATTCTAGTTCAGTTACCTTTACCAGCAGGCTTGGATGCAGATAGTCTACTACAGACTATAGCGCCAGAGAAAGACGCAGATGGACTTCATCCTATCAATTTAGGACATTTAGTTAGAGGAGAACCAGGTTTAAGAAGTTGTACCCCCGCAGGCGTAATGCGGTTGTTAGAGCATGAGAAAATAGAGATAGCTGGAAAACACGCCGTAGTAGTAGGGAGAAGTATTTTAGTTGGTAAACCCGTTGCCTTGATGCTACTAGAAGCCAATGCCACAGTTACTATAGCCCATTCGCGATCGCCTAACTTAGCCGAAATTACCCGCAGTGCTGATATCCTAGTGGCAGCAGTTGGTCGTCCCCAAATGATTACCCAAGATATGGTTAAACCCCAAGCTGTGGTAATAGATGTCGGAATTAACCGCATCACAGATGATAGCGGTAAATCTCGTCTAGTTGGAGATGTAGACTTTGAAAATGTCCGCCGTGTCGCCGAGTATATCACTCCTGTACCTGGGGGTATAGGACCGATGACTGTCGCTATGTTATTAGAAAATACCGTCCTCAGCTACAAAAACCGTCACCAAGTCTAA
- a CDS encoding NUDIX hydrolase translates to MSHSPQIEVAIAILYTPQGFLMQLRDNIPGIIYPGCWGLFGGHLEPGETPESALIRELNEEIGYQPATYTKFNFYADERVLRHVFAAPLVVDIKQLNLQEGWDFGLLTVADIECGYCYSPVAQQVRPLGKVHQRIMLDFTERSPSIQT, encoded by the coding sequence ATGAGTCATTCACCCCAAATTGAAGTTGCGATCGCTATTCTATATACTCCCCAAGGCTTTTTGATGCAGTTGCGCGATAATATTCCTGGAATCATTTATCCTGGTTGTTGGGGTTTGTTTGGCGGTCATCTAGAGCCTGGAGAAACACCAGAATCAGCTTTAATTAGGGAATTAAACGAAGAAATTGGTTATCAACCTGCTACTTATACTAAGTTCAATTTTTACGCTGATGAAAGGGTATTGCGCCATGTTTTTGCTGCGCCTTTAGTTGTAGATATTAAACAGTTAAATCTGCAAGAAGGTTGGGATTTTGGTTTACTAACTGTCGCGGATATTGAATGTGGTTATTGTTATTCACCAGTAGCTCAGCAAGTACGTCCTTTAGGAAAAGTTCACCAGAGAATCATGTTAGATTTTACCGAGCGATCGCCCTCAATTCAAACTTAG
- a CDS encoding divergent PAP2 family protein, which produces MSDIGPVFNNHVLLIALGACLIAQVLKVFVSLVIHRKLDARVLVTTGGMPSAHSALVTALAFGVGYTMGWTSSDFAIATIFAVIVMYDAAGVRQAAGKQARILNQIMDELFQEHPNFNEDRLKELLGHTPIQVIVGSILGLGIAWMAQSAY; this is translated from the coding sequence ATGTCAGATATTGGTCCAGTTTTTAATAATCATGTACTCTTAATTGCTCTGGGAGCTTGCTTAATCGCCCAGGTGTTGAAAGTTTTTGTCTCCCTAGTCATACATCGTAAATTAGACGCACGGGTATTAGTTACCACTGGGGGAATGCCTAGCGCTCACTCAGCCTTGGTGACAGCTTTAGCCTTTGGGGTAGGATACACGATGGGGTGGACTAGCTCGGATTTTGCGATCGCTACCATTTTTGCTGTGATTGTCATGTATGATGCGGCTGGTGTCCGTCAAGCCGCAGGGAAACAAGCCCGTATCCTCAATCAAATTATGGATGAGTTGTTTCAAGAACACCCCAATTTCAATGAAGACAGATTGAAGGAATTATTGGGACATACCCCCATCCAAGTCATTGTCGGTTCAATCTTGGGGTTGGGGATTGCGTGGATGGCTCAAAGCGCATATTAA
- the crtE gene encoding geranylgeranyl diphosphate synthase CrtE: protein MSTTEIQVANPPFPTDFDLSNYLKTNQTQVEAALANSLPVVYPETIYESMRYSLLAGGKRLRPILCLATCEMMGGTIEMAMPTACALEMIHTMSLIHDDLPAMDNDDYRRGKLTNHKVYGDDIAILAGDGLLAYAFEYIARATLNVPPQQILQAIAHLARAVGAAGLVGGQVVDLQSEGKSDVTVETLSYIHNHKTGALLEACVVCGAILAGATEEQIGKLSRYAQNIGLSFQIIDDILDITATQAELGKTAGKDLQAQKVTYPSLWGLEASKIQAQELIAAAKAELAPFGTAAIPLLALADYITNRDR from the coding sequence ATGAGTACCACAGAAATCCAAGTTGCTAACCCCCCTTTCCCAACAGATTTTGACTTATCTAACTACCTCAAAACCAATCAAACCCAAGTCGAAGCAGCTTTAGCTAATTCTCTACCAGTTGTCTATCCCGAAACTATCTACGAATCGATGCGCTATTCCCTTCTAGCTGGTGGGAAGCGGTTGCGTCCGATTTTGTGTCTGGCAACTTGTGAGATGATGGGTGGCACTATAGAGATGGCAATGCCCACCGCTTGCGCTCTAGAAATGATTCACACCATGTCTTTAATCCATGATGACTTACCTGCTATGGATAATGACGACTATCGGCGAGGTAAATTAACTAATCATAAAGTTTATGGAGATGATATCGCGATTTTGGCAGGAGATGGACTGCTAGCTTACGCTTTTGAATATATTGCTAGAGCCACTCTAAATGTCCCCCCTCAACAAATTTTACAGGCGATCGCTCATTTAGCTCGTGCTGTGGGTGCGGCTGGATTAGTCGGCGGACAGGTAGTAGATTTACAATCAGAAGGCAAGTCTGATGTCACAGTTGAAACTCTCAGCTATATTCACAACCATAAAACCGGAGCATTATTAGAAGCTTGCGTGGTATGTGGAGCGATTTTAGCTGGAGCAACAGAGGAGCAAATTGGTAAATTATCTCGTTACGCGCAAAATATTGGCTTATCTTTCCAAATAATTGATGATATTCTCGATATTACAGCTACTCAAGCTGAATTAGGAAAAACGGCTGGAAAAGATTTGCAGGCTCAAAAAGTAACCTATCCTAGTTTATGGGGGTTAGAAGCATCGAAAATCCAAGCTCAGGAGTTGATTGCTGCCGCCAAAGCCGAACTTGCTCCCTTTGGGACTGCTGCTATTCCTCTATTGGCTTTAGCTGATTATATTACCAATCGCGATCGCTAG